CCTGTAATTAGGAATAAAAAATAAATCTGATATGGAAATAAATGTATCAATATCCACCATATTGGTATTGCCAATAAAGATGCTACGGTCCCTACGGGTATATAATCAATTGTCCCTAATCCGAAACCAGTAGCGAATAAATACCCCATCTTAGATAACTTCATATTACTCTCTTATTGTATGTATAGAAAAGTATAAGTAATAAAATAAATTATTATTTGATTAAAATTTAGTTTTGTATTTTATAAGTACTAATCATATATTGATAATACGATTATTTTTTATTAATACAAATTTGAGCAACTATTTTATCTAATACCCCATTTACAAACCTATGGCTTTTTTCCGCTCCAAAAATTTTTACAAGCTCAATTGCTTCATTAATAGCAACTTTATATGGTATATCATTACATTTTATCAGTTCAAACAATGCAATACGTAACACTACATGTTCAATATATCCTAGTTTTTCTAAGTTTCGGGATAGATGTGGTATCATTAATTTGTCTAGTTCTTCAGCAAAATGTATTACTCCAATATATAATTTATGAAAGTAAGAAATATTGAAATTTTGAATATCTCGTTCTGTTATAATATAGTTTTCTATTTCTTTAGCATTATTTTTAGATAATTGCCAAGAATACAATGCTTGTAATGCGCATTCACGAGCATGTCTTCGGCTAATTGTTTTCACATAATTCCTTCTTTTATAAACTTGTATATCGTCAAAATTATTTTTTAATTATTTGTAATATATTAATCATTTCTAACACGGCTAAAGCAGCTTCTGATCCTTTATTATTATCCTTGATACCTGAACGTTCTATAGCTTGACTAATATTGTCTGTGGTAAGTAATCCAAATCCAATGGGCAGTATATTTTCTATTGAAATATTAGATAAACCAGAGCTGCATTCTCGTGCAATTAATTCAAAATGTACAGTAAGCCCACGAATTACCGTCCCTAGAGCTACTATTCCATCAAATTTGTGGCTAATAACTAATGCCTTTACAATTAATGGCAATTCATAAGTTCCTGGAACCCATACTGTAGTTATGTTTTCATCTTTTATATGC
This genomic interval from Candidatus Blochmannia sp. SNP contains the following:
- the nusB gene encoding transcription antitermination factor NusB; this encodes MKTISRRHARECALQALYSWQLSKNNAKEIENYIITERDIQNFNISYFHKLYIGVIHFAEELDKLMIPHLSRNLEKLGYIEHVVLRIALFELIKCNDIPYKVAINEAIELVKIFGAEKSHRFVNGVLDKIVAQICINKK
- the ribH gene encoding 6,7-dimethyl-8-ribityllumazine synthase — translated: MNIIEGGTTANKAKIAIAVVRFNRFINNNLLEGALDILKRIGHIKDENITTVWVPGTYELPLIVKALVISHKFDGIVALGTVIRGLTVHFELIARECSSGLSNISIENILPIGFGLLTTDNISQAIERSGIKDNNKGSEAALAVLEMINILQIIKK